A window of Rhododendron vialii isolate Sample 1 chromosome 13a, ASM3025357v1 contains these coding sequences:
- the LOC131312807 gene encoding sphingolipid delta(4)-desaturase DES1-like, translated as MGGEDEREGVMATDFFWSYTDEPHASRRRQILSQYPQVKHLFGPDPWAFLKITVVVLLQLWTATFLHNAGWLKILTTAYFFGSFLNHNLFLAIHELSHNLAFSTPLYNRCLGIFANLPIGVPMSVTFQKYHLEHHRFQGVDGIDMDIPTLTEAHLVTNILAKSMWVVLQLFFYALRPLFKKPKPPGMWEMINLIVQSALDALVIYFSGWKSLAYLILSTFVGGGMHPMAGHFISEHYVFNKEQETYSYYGPLNLMTWSVGYHNEHHDFPRIAGSKLHKLKAIAPEYYEGLDSYKSWSQVIYMYIADRTVGPFSRMKRKLSTKTAKKTE; from the exons atgggaggggaagatgagagagaagggGTGATGGCGACGGACTTCTTCTGGTCATACACTGACGAGCCTCACGCTTCCAGGCGGCGTCAGATCCTCTCTCAGTACCCGCAAGTCAAACACCTCTTCGGCCCCGATCCCTGGGCTTTTCTCAAG ATTACTGTGGTCGTTCTGCTTCAACTGTGGACTGCTACTTTCCTTCACAATGCAGGCTGGCTAAAGATATTGACTACAGCCTATTTCTTTGGCTCTTTTCTCAACCACAACCTCTTCTTAGCTATTCACGAGCTGAGCCACAACCTCGCCTTCTCTACTCCGCTCTACAACCGATGCCTGGGCATTTTCGCCAACCTCCCCATCGGCGTACCAATGTCAGTCACCTTCCAAAAATACCACCTCGAGCACCATCGCTTCCAAGGAGTCGATGGAATCGACATGGATATCCCTACCCTCACTGAAGCCCACCTCGTGACTAATATCCTCGCAAAATCCATGTGGGTCGTCTTGCAACTTTTCTTCTACGCCCTCCGGCCTCTTTTTAAAAAACCGAAACCCCCAGGCATGTGGGAGATGATCAACTTGATCGTCCAATCGGCACTCGACGCtcttgtaatttatttttcggGATGGAAATCTTTAGCTTACTTGATCCTTTCCACGTTTGTGGGAGGCGGGATGCACCCGATGGCGGGTCATTTCATTTCGGAGCATTACGTGTTTAACAAGGAGCAAGAAACATACTCCTACTACGGCCCCTTGAATCTCATGACATGGAGCGTAGGCTACCACAACGAACATCACGATTTCCCGAGAATCGCGGGTAGCAAGCTTCACAAGTTGAAGGCGATTGCTCCCGAGTATTACGAGGGCCTGGACTCGTACAAGTCTTGGAGCCAGGTGATATACATGTACATTGCTGATCGGACGGTTGGACCCTTCAGCCGGATGAAGAGAAAGTTGTCGACAAAGACTGCTAAGAAAACTGAATAG